In Streptomyces thermolilacinus SPC6, a single genomic region encodes these proteins:
- a CDS encoding Cmx/CmrA family chloramphenicol efflux MFS transporter, protein MPLFLHVLGLAVFAQGTSEFMLSGLVPGIARDLSVPVGAAASLTSAYAVGMMAGAPVMAALAARWPRRRALAGFLAAFVVVHVVGAVTTDFAVLFASRVVAAVVNAGFLAVAMSVASALVVPEKRARATAVLLSGVTLACVAGVPAGAWLGHWSGWRAAFWAVAALCLPALAFVFRSAPADAADRPAISVRREVRTLRARPVRVALALAAAVNGATFATFAYLAVLATDVAGLPEGAVPGLLAAFGAGAFAGVTMAGRIADGRLGRGVVAALWVLPAGWALLAVTSTGSGVLFVAVAVVLGALSFGIGTTLVNRVMYVASGAPALGGSFATVALNTGAFLGPLLAGAATGVTGDYRDAAWVSAAAAAVAVGVVALTRSGAALDRAGTEAP, encoded by the coding sequence ATGCCCCTCTTCCTCCACGTCCTCGGCCTTGCCGTGTTCGCGCAGGGAACGTCCGAGTTCATGCTGTCCGGTCTCGTGCCGGGCATCGCCCGCGATCTGAGCGTCCCGGTGGGCGCCGCGGCGAGTCTCACGTCCGCGTACGCCGTCGGCATGATGGCGGGCGCGCCGGTGATGGCCGCGCTCGCCGCCCGCTGGCCCCGGCGGCGCGCCCTGGCCGGTTTCCTGGCCGCGTTCGTCGTCGTGCACGTCGTCGGCGCGGTCACGACGGACTTCGCCGTACTGTTCGCCAGCCGCGTCGTCGCGGCCGTCGTCAACGCGGGCTTCCTCGCCGTCGCGATGAGCGTGGCCTCCGCCCTGGTGGTGCCGGAGAAGCGGGCGCGGGCGACCGCCGTCCTGCTGTCCGGGGTCACCCTCGCGTGTGTCGCCGGGGTGCCCGCGGGCGCGTGGCTCGGGCACTGGTCCGGGTGGCGCGCGGCCTTCTGGGCGGTCGCCGCGCTGTGCCTGCCCGCGCTGGCGTTCGTGTTCCGGTCGGCCCCGGCCGACGCGGCGGACCGCCCGGCGATCTCGGTTCGGCGGGAGGTGCGGACCCTGCGGGCGCGCCCGGTGCGGGTGGCGCTCGCGCTGGCTGCCGCCGTCAACGGGGCGACGTTCGCGACGTTCGCGTACCTGGCCGTCCTCGCCACGGACGTCGCCGGTCTGCCCGAGGGGGCGGTGCCGGGGCTGCTCGCCGCGTTCGGCGCGGGCGCGTTCGCCGGGGTGACCATGGCCGGGCGGATCGCGGACGGGCGGCTCGGGCGGGGCGTGGTCGCGGCGCTGTGGGTGCTGCCCGCCGGGTGGGCGCTGCTGGCGGTGACGAGCACGGGGTCCGGGGTGCTGTTCGTGGCGGTGGCGGTGGTGCTGGGCGCGTTGTCGTTCGGCATCGGTACGACGCTGGTCAACCGGGTCATGTACGTCGCGTCGGGGGCGCCCGCGCTGGGCGGGTCGTTCGCGACGGTGGCGCTGAACACCGGTGCGTTCCTGGGACCGTTGCTGGCGGGCGCCGCGACCGGGGTGACGGGCGACTACCGGGACGCCGCGTGGGTGAGCGCGGCCGCCGCAGCGGTGGCGGTCGGCGTGGTGGCCCTCACTCGGTCCGGCGCCGCCCTCGACCGGGCGGGGACGGAGGCGCCGTAG